Proteins from a single region of Stutzerimonas stutzeri:
- a CDS encoding aminotransferase class V-fold PLP-dependent enzyme gives MIQINDEFPQIVGLRYLNHAAVAPWPRRAASAVSAFAEQNATLGARDYPQWLKVENSLRQRLTQLLNAQSSADVALVKNTSEALSFVAFGLDWKSGDQIVISNEEFPSNRVVWEALRPLGVEVIQVNLKGADPEADLLAACGPRVRLMAISAVQYASGMRLDLQRLGEGCEQRGVLLCIDAIQQLGALPFDVQQNRCAFAMADGHKWMLGPEGLGVFYCRSDLREQLKLHEYGWHMLEHAGDYDRTDWEPARSARRFECGSPNLLGAMALEASLSLLQEVGMEQVAKALDERIQWLTRGLSRMNGIEVLSPVQAERRSGIITFRLEGRTNAELFEHLKAGQVVCALRGGGIRFSPHFYTPEQVIEETLALLRDIATH, from the coding sequence ATGATTCAAATCAATGACGAATTTCCACAAATAGTCGGTTTACGATATCTGAACCACGCCGCCGTCGCCCCTTGGCCACGACGGGCCGCTAGTGCGGTCAGCGCCTTCGCGGAACAGAACGCGACTCTTGGCGCACGTGACTATCCACAGTGGCTCAAGGTGGAGAACAGTTTGCGCCAACGCCTGACGCAACTACTAAATGCGCAATCCAGCGCCGACGTGGCACTGGTAAAGAACACCTCCGAAGCCCTTTCATTTGTCGCGTTCGGACTGGACTGGAAAAGTGGAGACCAGATCGTCATCAGCAATGAGGAGTTCCCGTCCAATCGCGTCGTTTGGGAGGCGTTGCGGCCACTCGGCGTCGAGGTCATTCAGGTCAATCTCAAGGGAGCGGACCCCGAGGCCGACCTTCTCGCAGCCTGTGGCCCTCGAGTACGGCTGATGGCGATCAGCGCTGTACAGTACGCCAGCGGCATGCGGTTGGATCTTCAGCGCCTGGGCGAAGGCTGTGAGCAACGCGGCGTGCTTCTGTGCATCGACGCAATCCAGCAATTGGGCGCCCTGCCCTTCGATGTTCAGCAGAATCGCTGCGCTTTCGCCATGGCGGACGGCCACAAATGGATGCTCGGCCCGGAAGGGCTCGGTGTTTTCTATTGCCGCAGTGACCTGCGCGAGCAACTGAAACTGCACGAGTATGGCTGGCACATGCTCGAACACGCTGGCGACTATGACCGCACGGACTGGGAGCCCGCGCGAAGCGCCAGACGCTTCGAATGCGGTAGCCCGAACTTGTTGGGTGCGATGGCACTAGAAGCCAGTCTGTCGCTGCTTCAAGAGGTGGGAATGGAACAAGTCGCCAAGGCGCTGGACGAGAGAATCCAATGGCTGACTCGCGGACTGAGCCGCATGAACGGAATCGAAGTCCTGTCGCCGGTCCAAGCGGAACGCCGCTCCGGCATCATAACATTCCGCCTCGAGGGCAGGACGAATGCCGAGTTGTTCGAGCATCTCAAGGCCGGACAGGTCGTCTGCGCGTTACGCGGCGGAGGTATCCGCTTCTCGCCGCATTTCTACACGCCAGAACAGGTGATCGAAGAAACGCTTGCCCTGTTACGTGACATAGCTACGCACTGA
- a CDS encoding amino acid permease, translated as MTAEMLHTGSLQRGLKNRHIQLIALGGAIGTGLFLGSAGVLRSAGPSMILGYAIGGFIAFLIMRQLGEMIVEEPVAGSFSHFAHKYGGGYAGFLSGWNYWVLYVLVGMAELTAVGKYVQFWWPEIPTWATATAFFVLINLINLSNVKAFGEAEFWFAIVKVAAIVGMILLGLFLLASGKGGEQASISNLWTHGGFFPNGFSGMLLALAIIMFSFGGLELVGITAAEAADPKTVIPKAINQVVYRILIFYIGALTVLLALYPWDALLLTLGAAGDPYSGSPFVQIFSLIGSDTAAHLLNFVVLTAALSVYNSGVYCNSRMLYGLAEQGDAPRGLMKINARGVPVLAVGVSALVTLLCVAVNYLFPQGALEVLMSLAVAALVINWAMISLAHLKFRRAMRRQGIEPSFKAFWFPLSNYLCLAFVAGILVIMLWLPGIRMSVFAIPVWVGFLWLCYQLRAHVLAKA; from the coding sequence ATGACCGCTGAGATGCTACATACCGGATCGCTTCAGCGCGGTCTGAAGAATCGCCATATCCAGTTGATCGCCTTGGGCGGGGCAATTGGCACCGGATTATTTCTGGGCTCGGCAGGGGTGCTGCGAAGCGCAGGGCCATCGATGATTCTTGGCTACGCGATCGGTGGCTTCATCGCTTTTCTGATCATGCGCCAGCTCGGTGAGATGATCGTCGAGGAGCCGGTTGCTGGTTCCTTCAGCCATTTCGCGCACAAGTACGGTGGTGGCTATGCGGGCTTTCTCTCAGGGTGGAACTACTGGGTGCTGTACGTCCTGGTTGGCATGGCCGAGCTGACGGCGGTGGGCAAGTACGTGCAGTTCTGGTGGCCCGAGATTCCAACTTGGGCCACGGCCACTGCATTCTTCGTACTGATCAATCTGATCAACCTCAGTAACGTCAAAGCCTTTGGTGAAGCCGAGTTCTGGTTCGCAATCGTCAAGGTCGCCGCGATCGTTGGCATGATTCTGCTCGGGCTGTTCCTGCTGGCCAGTGGTAAGGGCGGCGAGCAGGCGAGCATCAGCAATCTTTGGACGCACGGTGGTTTCTTCCCTAATGGCTTCAGCGGAATGTTGCTGGCGTTGGCGATCATCATGTTTTCCTTCGGCGGCCTGGAGTTGGTTGGCATCACTGCGGCGGAAGCAGCAGATCCTAAAACCGTCATTCCCAAAGCGATCAATCAGGTCGTCTATCGGATCCTGATCTTTTATATAGGCGCGTTGACGGTGCTATTGGCGCTTTACCCCTGGGATGCGTTGCTGCTGACGTTGGGTGCGGCGGGCGACCCTTATAGCGGCAGCCCCTTCGTACAGATCTTTTCGCTGATCGGTAGTGATACGGCGGCGCACCTGCTGAACTTCGTAGTGCTCACTGCGGCGCTATCGGTCTATAACAGCGGCGTGTATTGCAACAGTCGTATGCTGTACGGCCTGGCCGAGCAGGGCGACGCGCCGCGCGGCTTGATGAAGATCAATGCCCGCGGGGTGCCAGTCCTCGCTGTTGGTGTGTCGGCGTTGGTGACGCTCCTCTGCGTGGCGGTGAACTACCTGTTCCCGCAGGGGGCTCTCGAAGTGCTTATGTCTCTTGCTGTGGCTGCCCTGGTGATCAACTGGGCGATGATCAGCCTTGCGCACCTCAAGTTCCGACGTGCAATGCGGCGCCAAGGTATCGAGCCAAGCTTCAAGGCATTCTGGTTTCCGCTGAGCAACTACCTGTGCCTGGCCTTCGTTGCAGGGATATTGGTCATCATGCTGTGGTTGCCGGGTATTCGTATGTCGGTATTCGCGATTCCCGTATGGGTTGGCTTTCTCTGGCTGTGCTACCAGCTTCGGGCACATGTGCTTGCGAAGGCCTAG
- a CDS encoding TatD family hydrolase, producing MLVDSHCHLDRLDLAAHGGSLDAALDAARSRGVGHFLCIGVSADNAAAVKALTDQYADVDCSIGVHPLDLEPTNQPMLDWLLSELQHPHAVAIGETGLDYHYQPEAAQMQQQSFRLHLEAARLTDKPVIVHTREARADTLALLREAALPRAGVLHCFTEDWEMAKAALDLGFYISLSGIVTFRNADALRDVARQVPADRLLVETDAPYLAPVPYRGKSNLPQYVREVAEFLAELRGVSFETLAEQTTTNFRTLFPLARVRG from the coding sequence ATGCTGGTAGATTCCCACTGTCATCTTGACCGACTCGACCTGGCCGCCCATGGCGGTTCACTCGATGCAGCGCTCGACGCTGCTAGATCACGCGGGGTAGGGCATTTCCTCTGTATTGGAGTCAGCGCGGATAACGCCGCAGCGGTCAAAGCGTTGACCGATCAATATGCTGATGTCGATTGTTCCATCGGTGTACACCCGCTGGATCTCGAACCGACGAATCAGCCGATGCTGGACTGGTTGCTTAGCGAGTTGCAGCATCCGCACGCCGTCGCTATCGGTGAAACGGGTCTGGACTATCACTATCAGCCTGAAGCCGCGCAAATGCAGCAGCAGTCGTTTCGCCTGCATCTCGAAGCTGCTCGGCTCACGGACAAACCGGTGATCGTTCATACCCGTGAAGCGCGTGCCGATACCCTGGCCTTGCTGCGTGAGGCGGCGCTACCCCGGGCAGGTGTGCTGCATTGCTTCACCGAAGATTGGGAAATGGCCAAGGCCGCGCTTGATCTCGGGTTCTATATCTCGCTCTCCGGAATCGTCACCTTCCGCAACGCCGATGCGCTGCGCGACGTCGCACGGCAGGTTCCAGCAGACCGTCTGCTCGTCGAAACAGACGCACCTTACCTGGCGCCTGTACCGTACCGAGGAAAATCGAACTTGCCGCAATACGTGCGGGAGGTGGCGGAGTTTCTCGCCGAGCTGCGTGGCGTGTCATTTGAAACGCTGGCCGAGCAGACCACTACGAATTTCAGAACGCTGTTCCCGCTGGCAAGAGTTCGCGGCTGA
- a CDS encoding PilZ domain-containing protein produces the protein MSLPANLGPRNGILSLTIKDKSVLYAAFMPFIKHGGLFIPTNKSYKLGDEVFMLLNLMDEPEKIPVAGKVVWITPKGAQGSRAAGIGVQFNEGDSTARNKIETYLAGALKSDRPTHTM, from the coding sequence ATGAGCCTGCCAGCAAATCTCGGTCCGCGTAACGGCATCCTGTCCTTGACCATCAAGGACAAATCGGTGCTCTACGCTGCGTTCATGCCCTTCATCAAGCATGGTGGATTGTTCATTCCGACCAACAAGAGCTACAAGCTTGGTGATGAGGTGTTCATGCTTCTGAATCTGATGGATGAGCCGGAGAAAATTCCAGTTGCTGGGAAGGTGGTCTGGATTACGCCAAAAGGTGCCCAGGGTAGCCGTGCAGCAGGCATCGGTGTGCAGTTCAATGAGGGTGACAGCACGGCGCGCAACAAGATCGAAACCTATCTGGCCGGTGCGCTCAAATCGGATCGTCCGACTCACACGATGTAA
- a CDS encoding DNA polymerase III subunit delta', whose amino-acid sequence MTDVLPWQAELWRQLAGRTQHAHAYLLHGPGGIGKRLLAEQLMALLLCQRPVGASACGECKACQLLAAHTHPDHYILEPEEVDKAIRVDQVRDLVGFVTQTAQLGGRKVILLEPAEAMNLNAANALLKSLEEPSGDTVLLLISHQPSRLLPTIKSRCVQQACPLPGRQQSLDWLAGQLPELPSDLREQLLMLAAGSPLAALKLHDQKVLELRALVVDGVKKLLKQQQSPTQLAEGWNALPLILLFDWFCEWVHLILRYQMAGDEAELGAADMQKVLQYLAQKSPQHKVMALQDWLLEHRQKVLGKANLNRVLLLEALLVQWATLPGAG is encoded by the coding sequence GTGACTGACGTTCTTCCGTGGCAGGCTGAACTCTGGCGGCAACTGGCAGGGCGCACACAGCATGCTCATGCCTACCTGCTGCATGGCCCCGGCGGCATAGGTAAACGCTTGCTGGCCGAGCAGTTGATGGCGCTGTTGCTTTGTCAGCGTCCCGTCGGTGCGAGTGCCTGCGGTGAGTGCAAGGCTTGTCAGTTACTGGCAGCACATACGCATCCAGACCATTACATTCTCGAGCCGGAAGAGGTCGATAAGGCCATCCGGGTCGATCAGGTACGCGACCTGGTTGGCTTCGTCACCCAGACGGCGCAGTTGGGTGGACGCAAGGTGATATTGCTGGAGCCGGCTGAAGCGATGAACCTGAATGCGGCCAACGCATTGTTGAAAAGCCTCGAGGAGCCCTCCGGCGATACGGTGTTGCTGCTCATCAGCCATCAGCCCAGCCGTCTGCTGCCGACCATCAAAAGCCGCTGCGTGCAGCAGGCCTGCCCTTTGCCGGGACGCCAGCAAAGTCTGGACTGGCTTGCAGGACAGTTACCGGAGCTGCCGTCGGATCTTCGTGAGCAGCTGCTGATGCTGGCAGCAGGCTCGCCTTTGGCCGCGCTGAAACTGCATGACCAGAAGGTGCTAGAGCTGCGAGCCTTGGTCGTCGATGGGGTGAAAAAGCTTCTTAAGCAACAGCAGTCGCCTACTCAGCTAGCCGAGGGCTGGAATGCGTTGCCGCTGATTCTGCTGTTCGATTGGTTCTGCGAGTGGGTGCATCTGATCCTGCGTTATCAGATGGCCGGTGATGAAGCGGAGCTCGGTGCTGCCGATATGCAGAAGGTGTTGCAGTACCTCGCGCAGAAATCCCCGCAGCACAAAGTGATGGCGCTGCAGGACTGGCTACTTGAACATCGACAGAAAGTGCTGGGCAAAGCCAACCTCAACCGTGTGTTGCTTCTCGAAGCGCTACTGGTGCAGTGGGCAACGCTGCCCGGTGCGGGCTAG
- the tmk gene encoding dTMP kinase — MNGLFVTLEGPEGAGKSTNRDYLAECLRARGVDVVLTREPGGTPLAERIRELLLAPADEPMAADTELLLVFAARAQHVAQVIRPALERGAVVLCDRFTDATYAYQGGGRGLSFERIEQLETFVQGDLRPDLTLIFDLPIEVGLARAAARGRLDRFEQEGIRFFESVRRAYLERAGAAPSRYRIIDAGQSLTAVQQDVEKLIPDLMGRLGD; from the coding sequence ATGAACGGACTCTTCGTCACCCTTGAAGGCCCGGAAGGGGCTGGGAAGAGCACCAACCGCGATTATCTTGCCGAATGCTTGCGAGCTCGTGGCGTGGATGTAGTACTGACTCGTGAGCCCGGAGGCACGCCGCTGGCAGAGCGTATCCGTGAGCTGCTGCTGGCTCCGGCAGACGAGCCAATGGCTGCCGACACCGAGTTGCTTTTGGTGTTTGCTGCGCGTGCGCAGCACGTGGCTCAGGTCATACGGCCCGCTTTGGAGCGAGGTGCAGTGGTGTTGTGCGATCGCTTCACTGATGCCACCTACGCCTATCAGGGAGGCGGCCGCGGGCTTTCGTTCGAGCGAATAGAGCAATTGGAAACATTCGTGCAGGGTGATCTGCGTCCTGATCTGACGTTGATTTTCGATCTCCCGATCGAGGTGGGGCTCGCTCGCGCAGCAGCGCGGGGGCGCCTTGATCGCTTCGAGCAGGAGGGCATCCGCTTTTTCGAGTCGGTGCGACGTGCCTATCTGGAACGTGCCGGAGCTGCACCATCGCGTTACCGGATTATCGACGCTGGCCAGTCCCTTACTGCTGTGCAGCAGGATGTCGAGAAATTGATTCCTGACTTGATGGGGCGTCTCGGTGACTGA
- the mltG gene encoding endolytic transglycosylase MltG, with protein sequence MIRKFLVLLLAVVLLAVIALGLFAWKQHSALEQTLSVSDDAHLLDVRPGDTPSGVFLRLEAEGVLEDAFWLRLYWRLNLAGQSLHSGEYRLMPGMTARDMIGLWKRGEVVQYSLTLVEGWNFRQLRSALQNQSKLEQTLDGLSDADIMERIGAAGLHPEGRFFPDTYRFTRGTSDLELLRRAYTRLEQVLDEEWQQRSEGLPYKDAYQALIMASIIEKETGVPHERGEISGVFVRRLARGMLLQTDPTVIYGMGETYRGRITRNDLRTPTPYNTYTNPGLPPTPIAMVGREAIHAALHPLDGTSLFFVARGDGSHVFSDTLDQHNRAVREYQLKRRADYRSSPPPRQAPANSESAQ encoded by the coding sequence GTGATCCGTAAATTTCTTGTTCTGCTGCTGGCCGTGGTGCTGTTGGCAGTGATTGCGCTCGGGCTGTTTGCCTGGAAGCAGCATTCTGCTTTGGAGCAGACATTGTCCGTGAGCGACGACGCCCATCTGCTTGATGTGCGGCCGGGCGATACGCCTAGTGGCGTATTTCTAAGGCTTGAGGCCGAAGGCGTGTTGGAAGATGCGTTTTGGCTACGGCTGTACTGGCGCTTGAACTTGGCCGGACAGAGCCTGCACAGTGGTGAATACCGTCTGATGCCTGGCATGACCGCACGAGACATGATCGGGCTCTGGAAGCGCGGCGAAGTCGTGCAGTACAGCCTGACGCTTGTGGAAGGGTGGAATTTCAGGCAACTGCGTAGTGCTCTGCAGAATCAGTCCAAGCTTGAGCAAACACTGGATGGCCTGTCGGATGCGGACATCATGGAGCGCATCGGCGCGGCTGGCCTGCATCCAGAAGGTCGTTTCTTTCCTGATACCTACCGTTTTACCCGCGGCACTTCCGATCTCGAGCTGCTGCGGCGGGCCTATACCAGGCTGGAGCAGGTGCTTGACGAGGAGTGGCAGCAGCGCTCAGAGGGTCTGCCTTACAAAGATGCTTACCAGGCGCTGATCATGGCCTCGATCATTGAGAAGGAAACCGGCGTACCGCACGAGCGTGGTGAGATTTCAGGGGTCTTTGTGCGTCGTTTAGCGCGAGGCATGCTCCTGCAGACCGACCCGACTGTGATCTACGGCATGGGCGAGACTTACCGGGGCCGTATAACGCGAAATGATCTGCGCACACCGACTCCCTACAATACGTACACCAACCCCGGATTGCCGCCGACGCCGATCGCTATGGTTGGGCGCGAGGCGATTCACGCGGCATTGCATCCGCTCGATGGCACAAGTCTCTTCTTCGTAGCCCGCGGCGATGGCAGTCATGTCTTCAGCGATACACTCGATCAGCACAACCGCGCGGTGCGCGAGTATCAACTCAAGCGACGCGCCGACTACCGTTCCAGCCCGCCGCCACGACAGGCGCCAGCTAATAGTGAAAGCGCCCAATGA
- the pabC gene encoding aminodeoxychorismate lyase: MSWLNGQRCDGLPVHDRGLAYGDGLFETIRVVGGRAQLLDRHLQRLSGGCQRLAIPIELDALRDELTQFCQVLGQGVAKLIITRGAGLRGYAPPQPCQPQRLLLGSPLPSYPPQHAEVGVRLFPCATRLAEQPLLAGVKHLNRLEQVLARAEWHDPGFAEGLMCDMSGRVIEGVFSNLFLVADGRLHTASLTRCGVVGVMRAEIMARASQLGLSVVERDISYAELLRADEVFLCNSLYGLWPVTGLAERVWPVGPLTRKLQSVVADLLSDS, encoded by the coding sequence TTGAGCTGGCTGAACGGGCAGCGCTGTGATGGCCTGCCCGTTCATGATCGCGGACTGGCTTACGGTGATGGGCTGTTCGAGACGATCCGCGTCGTAGGCGGTCGGGCGCAGTTGCTCGACCGGCATCTGCAGCGGCTGAGTGGTGGCTGCCAACGCCTCGCTATCCCCATTGAGCTCGATGCGCTGCGCGATGAACTGACGCAGTTCTGTCAGGTGCTGGGGCAGGGGGTTGCCAAGCTGATCATCACACGTGGTGCCGGGCTGCGTGGGTATGCACCACCACAGCCCTGTCAGCCACAACGCTTGCTGTTAGGCTCGCCGCTTCCTTCTTATCCGCCACAGCACGCCGAAGTCGGTGTGCGACTTTTCCCCTGTGCCACTCGTCTTGCCGAGCAGCCCTTGCTTGCCGGAGTCAAACATCTAAACCGTCTTGAGCAGGTGTTGGCGCGTGCCGAATGGCACGATCCTGGCTTTGCGGAAGGGTTAATGTGCGACATGTCCGGCCGGGTGATCGAGGGTGTTTTCAGCAATCTGTTTCTGGTCGCAGACGGCCGGCTACATACTGCGTCGCTCACACGCTGCGGCGTGGTAGGTGTCATGCGGGCGGAAATCATGGCGCGCGCATCGCAGCTGGGGCTTTCGGTCGTCGAACGCGATATCAGCTATGCCGAGCTGCTGCGGGCCGATGAGGTTTTCCTTTGTAACAGCCTCTATGGTCTCTGGCCCGTGACAGGTTTGGCCGAGCGCGTCTGGCCCGTCGGCCCGCTGACCCGTAAACTGCAGTCCGTTGTTGCCGACCTATTGAGTGATTCGTGA
- the fabF gene encoding beta-ketoacyl-ACP synthase II produces MSRRRVVVTGMGMLSPLGNDVPSSWQGILAGRSGIGLIEHMDLSAYSTRFGGSIKNFDVEQYLPAKEARKLDLFIQYGLAASFQAVRDSGLEVTDANRERIGVAMGSGIGGLTNIENSCKALIEQGPRRISPFFVPGSIINMVSGFLSIHLGLQGPNYAIATACTTGTHCIGMAARNIAYGEADVMVAGGSEMAASGLGIGGFAAARALSTRNDDPAAASRPWDKERDGFVLSDGAGALVLEELEHAKARGAHIYAELIGFGMSADAFHMTSPPDDGAGAARCIGNALKDAQLNGDQVQYINAHGTSTPAGDKAEAAAIRSVFGDHAYELSVSSTKSMVGHLLGAAGAVEAIFSVLAIRDQVAPPTINLHEPDEGCDLDFVPHQAKPRPIDVAVSNSFGFGGTNGSLVFRRFAE; encoded by the coding sequence GTGTCGCGTAGACGCGTCGTAGTCACTGGGATGGGCATGCTATCGCCACTGGGTAACGATGTGCCGAGCAGCTGGCAGGGAATTCTCGCCGGCCGCAGTGGCATCGGCCTGATCGAGCATATGGATCTGTCTGCCTACTCCACTCGTTTTGGCGGTTCAATCAAGAACTTCGATGTCGAGCAATACCTGCCGGCGAAAGAAGCTCGCAAACTCGACTTGTTCATCCAGTACGGACTAGCGGCTAGCTTTCAGGCCGTGCGTGATTCCGGTCTGGAGGTTACGGACGCCAATCGGGAGCGCATTGGTGTCGCGATGGGGTCCGGTATCGGTGGGCTCACCAATATCGAAAACAGCTGCAAGGCGCTGATCGAGCAAGGTCCGCGGCGTATTTCGCCATTCTTTGTGCCTGGCTCCATTATCAATATGGTGTCCGGCTTTCTGTCGATCCACCTTGGATTGCAGGGCCCCAACTATGCGATCGCCACAGCCTGCACCACCGGCACACATTGCATCGGGATGGCTGCCCGCAACATCGCATATGGCGAGGCCGATGTGATGGTGGCCGGCGGTTCTGAAATGGCTGCCAGTGGTCTCGGCATCGGCGGCTTTGCCGCAGCTCGGGCATTGTCCACGCGTAACGATGATCCGGCCGCGGCAAGCCGTCCGTGGGACAAAGAGCGCGATGGCTTTGTACTGTCCGATGGCGCTGGCGCCCTAGTGCTCGAGGAGTTGGAGCATGCCAAGGCCCGCGGTGCACACATCTATGCCGAGTTGATTGGTTTCGGTATGAGCGCTGATGCGTTTCACATGACCTCACCTCCAGACGATGGCGCTGGTGCAGCGCGCTGTATCGGCAATGCGCTGAAGGACGCACAGCTGAACGGCGATCAGGTGCAGTACATCAATGCGCACGGCACCTCGACCCCTGCTGGTGATAAAGCCGAGGCTGCTGCGATTCGCAGTGTATTCGGTGATCACGCCTACGAGCTGTCGGTGAGCTCCACCAAGTCCATGGTTGGCCATCTGCTCGGCGCAGCCGGCGCCGTGGAGGCGATCTTCAGCGTCTTGGCAATTCGTGATCAGGTAGCGCCGCCGACCATCAATCTGCACGAGCCTGATGAAGGCTGCGACCTCGACTTCGTACCGCATCAGGCCAAGCCACGGCCGATCGATGTTGCGGTGTCCAACTCCTTCGGCTTCGGTGGCACCAACGGTTCGCTCGTGTTCCGCCGGTTTGCCGAGTGA
- the acpP gene encoding acyl carrier protein encodes MSTIEERVKKIVAEQLGVKEEEVTNSASFVEDLGADSLDTVELVMALEEEFETEIPDEQAEKITTVQEAIDYINAHAQ; translated from the coding sequence ATGAGCACCATCGAAGAACGCGTCAAGAAAATCGTTGCCGAGCAACTTGGCGTTAAAGAAGAGGAAGTAACCAACAGCGCTTCCTTCGTCGAAGACCTGGGTGCCGACTCTCTTGACACCGTTGAGCTGGTGATGGCTCTGGAAGAGGAATTCGAGACCGAAATCCCGGACGAGCAGGCTGAGAAGATCACCACTGTTCAGGAAGCTATCGATTACATCAACGCGCACGCGCAGTAA
- the fabG gene encoding 3-oxoacyl-ACP reductase FabG encodes MSLQGKVALVTGASRGIGQAIALELGRQGAIVIGTATTPSGAERIAETLKSNGIEGAGLVLDVGNDESVSTTLEHIQQHLGQPAILINNAGITRDNLMLRMKDDEWHDVINTNLSSLYRLTKAVLRGMTKARWGRIINIGSVVGAMGNAGQVNYAAAKAGLEGFSRALAREVGSRGITVNSVAPGFIDTDMTRELPEAQRDALLGQIPLGRLGQAEEIAKVVAFLASDGAAYVTGATVPVNGGMYMS; translated from the coding sequence ATGAGTCTGCAAGGTAAGGTGGCATTGGTAACTGGCGCGAGCCGTGGCATTGGCCAGGCCATTGCCCTTGAGTTGGGTCGCCAGGGTGCAATCGTCATCGGCACTGCAACCACGCCATCTGGTGCCGAGCGCATTGCCGAAACACTGAAAAGCAATGGCATCGAAGGGGCCGGGCTGGTGCTTGATGTTGGCAATGATGAGTCGGTCAGTACCACGCTGGAGCACATCCAGCAGCATCTTGGGCAGCCAGCAATCCTGATCAACAATGCAGGTATTACCCGCGATAACCTTATGCTGCGCATGAAAGATGACGAATGGCATGACGTCATCAATACCAATTTGAGCAGCTTGTATCGGCTCACCAAGGCCGTGCTGCGGGGCATGACGAAGGCTCGCTGGGGACGAATCATCAATATCGGTTCGGTGGTTGGTGCCATGGGCAACGCCGGACAGGTAAACTACGCGGCAGCCAAAGCCGGTCTGGAGGGTTTCAGTCGTGCATTGGCTCGTGAGGTTGGGTCGCGTGGTATCACGGTGAATTCCGTGGCGCCTGGTTTCATCGATACCGATATGACTCGCGAGTTGCCGGAAGCCCAGCGCGATGCGCTCCTGGGGCAGATTCCCCTGGGACGTCTCGGTCAGGCCGAAGAAATTGCCAAGGTCGTCGCTTTTCTCGCTTCTGACGGCGCTGCCTATGTTACTGGTGCCACAGTGCCAGTGAATGGCGGCATGTACATGAGCTGA
- the fabD gene encoding ACP S-malonyltransferase produces MSASLAFVFPGQGSQSLGMLAELGAQQSVILDTFAEASSALGYDLWALTQNGPEEHLNQTDKTQPAILTASIAIWRLWQAENGAQPAFVAGHSLGEYSALVAAGSLAFADAVKLVQLRGQLMQQAVPAGQGGMAAILGLEDADVLAACAEAAQGEVVSAVNFNAPGQVVIAGNAAAVERAIEACKARGAKRAMSLPVSVPSHCELMRPAAERFAASVEAIEWQAPQIPLVQNVSAAVVADLDSLKRDLLAQLYSPVRWVESMVALGERGVTSLVECGPGKVLSGLNKRCVKGVSTYNLDTPEAFAATRVALA; encoded by the coding sequence ATGTCCGCATCACTTGCTTTCGTCTTTCCCGGTCAGGGGTCTCAGTCTCTTGGCATGCTGGCCGAGCTTGGTGCTCAGCAGAGTGTGATTCTCGATACCTTTGCCGAGGCTTCTTCAGCGTTGGGTTATGACCTCTGGGCGCTGACCCAGAACGGCCCGGAAGAACATTTGAACCAGACCGACAAGACGCAGCCGGCCATTCTCACTGCTTCCATTGCGATCTGGCGTCTTTGGCAGGCTGAAAACGGCGCGCAGCCTGCTTTCGTTGCAGGCCACAGTCTTGGTGAATATTCCGCTCTCGTGGCTGCTGGCAGTCTTGCGTTTGCCGATGCAGTCAAGCTGGTCCAGTTGCGTGGCCAATTAATGCAGCAGGCGGTGCCGGCCGGGCAGGGTGGCATGGCGGCCATTCTCGGGTTGGAAGATGCCGATGTATTGGCTGCCTGTGCGGAAGCTGCGCAGGGTGAGGTGGTCAGCGCCGTCAACTTCAATGCGCCCGGTCAGGTGGTGATTGCCGGCAATGCCGCGGCTGTGGAGCGCGCTATCGAAGCCTGCAAGGCCAGGGGCGCCAAGCGTGCGATGAGCTTGCCGGTAAGCGTGCCGTCCCATTGCGAGCTGATGCGTCCTGCGGCAGAGCGCTTTGCTGCGTCGGTAGAGGCGATCGAATGGCAGGCACCACAGATTCCGCTGGTGCAGAACGTCAGCGCAGCAGTCGTTGCAGATCTAGATTCGCTCAAGCGCGACCTGCTGGCTCAGCTATACAGCCCGGTACGCTGGGTCGAGTCGATGGTGGCGCTGGGTGAGCGGGGCGTGACGTCGCTGGTCGAGTGCGGCCCCGGCAAGGTTCTGTCAGGCCTCAACAAGCGCTGTGTGAAGGGCGTCAGCACCTACAATCTGGATACCCCCGAGGCCTTCGCGGCCACTCGTGTCGCATTGGCTTGA